The following are encoded together in the Daucus carota subsp. sativus chromosome 5, DH1 v3.0, whole genome shotgun sequence genome:
- the LOC108223911 gene encoding ribonucleases P/MRP protein subunit POP1 encodes MSFNTVMAAKGTKHTRIESTPLPRNVNVTRFAECRGPELEALYSVVSERLNGDFRSNRNKRRRTTAHDNRVGKKRFRKREKIGGNEVGDLKKKLPRRIRRKNELRRNNEDGFGVSGDGTKRLRTHVWHAKRFSMSKIWGFYLPLGLHGRGRGSRSIMKSLTDGVVVHDESYCAAVQLEGPEENLLSILSMVLVPSVVDSEDLSSRVISGAAYGSAMLHHGGATCSHTIAPVTYMWRRHEHSEINDVDKGDGIYATEAIKNSSALRLVWIWIHAAALREGFDALECASQRENEKAGTHVKCVSLEGQLGKVEVMGSKASQLLQKILHPVKSFPQTNMDIKECSVDETQDGAQPNIFDFESENYTASSIISLVINDPRISTGKAEDQTSAGIQESILEPVSSLYLRNGESRDLWQASSGIYPPVEESFLCREKHQQRMAFFCLNDKSASILNEPAKEQCSRVCPVLLLKNNHLKSSIARWSIILPISWVKTFWIPLVSSGGRAIGLREKHWIACEVGLPYFPSDFPDCNAYSCFMETEAVASVRDAELRPPSVRPFSVPTSPPWEVVHYTYSKKKVIGLDNQILPNITSKDINSLVANSLEDCHRAPCCNNGVSFGGLVSRSSCLLARFLSGINNCQLRIFPSIPERKSCISEIMKEKDISNQGLEDACLVNYDHPLCFVRILLHVYKDGVFEDGAVVCAPHLSDLLFMTSSNKFELQIPDTLARSYFVQQASGKWDLQEPRDPAGMESHRWPIGFVTTGFVHGSKKPVAGALCEAVLLARVREEQWNAVPAKRRKQEIYVLVRNLRSTAYRLALAEIVLERQEQDLEHM; translated from the exons atgaGTTTTAACACTGTAATGGCAGCTAAAGGAACCAAACATACTCGAATTGAATCAACTCCACTACCTCGTAATGTGAATGTCACAAGATTCGCAGAATGTCGTGGCCCAGAACTCGAGGCACTTTACTCAGTTGTGTCTGAGCGATTAAACGGTGATTTTAGGTCTAATAGGAATAAGAGGAGAAGAACTACCGCGCATGACAATCGGGTCGGGAAAAAAAGGTTTCGAAAGAGGGAGAAGATTGGCGGGAATGAGGTGGGTGATTTGAAGAAGAAGTTGCCACGTAGGATTCGTAGAAAAAATGAGCTGAGGAGAAATAATGAAGATGGTTTTGGGGTTAGTGGGGATGGGACTAAGCGGTTGAGGACACATGTTTGGCATGCTAAGCGGTTTTCGATGTCGAAAATTTGGGGGTTTTATCTTCCTTTAGGATTGCACGGCAG AGGAAGGGGCTCGAGGTCTATTATGAAGAGCTTAACAGATGGAGTCGTTGTCCATGATGAAAGCTATTGTGCTGCTGTACAACTGGAAGGTCCAGAG GAAAATTTGTTGTCAATTCTAAGCATGGTACTTGTGCCTTCTGTGGTTGATTCTGAAGATTTATCAAGTAGAGTGATTTCTGGTGCTGCATATGGAAGCGCTATG CTTCACCATGGTGGAGCAACATGTTCTCATACCATTGCTCCTGTGACCTATATGTGGCGGCgtcatgagcattctgagattAATGACGTGGATAAAGGTGATGGTATCTATGCTACTGAAGCAATTAAGAACTCTTCCGCCCTTCGCTTAGTTTGGATCTGGATACATGCTGCAGCTTTGAGAGAAGGATTTGATGCTCTGGAATGTGCTTCTCAGAGGGAG AATGAGAAAGCTGGTACCCATGTAAAATGTGTTTCTCTGGAGGGTCAATTAGGAAAAGTGGAAGTGATGGGTTCAAAGGCATCTCAACTTCTTCAGAAGATATTACATCCTGTTAAGAG TTTTCCGCAGACTAATATGGATATCAAGGAATGCTCAGTTGATGAGACTCAAGATGGGGCTCAGCCTAATATTTTTGACTTCGAGAGTGAAAATTATACTGCATCCTCAATTATCTCTCTTGTTATCAATGATCCTCGTATTTCAACTGGGAAGGCTGAAGATCAGACATCAGCTGGAATACAAGAGAGTATTTTAGAGCCAGTCTCATCACTATACCTTAGGAATGGTGAGAGCAGGGATTTGTGGCAGGCCTCCAGTGGAATTTATCCCCCTGTTGAAGAGAGTTTTCTTTGCAGAGAAAAACATCAACAACGTATGGCATTTTTTTGCCTCAATGATAAAAGCGCCAGTATATTAAATGAACCAGCTAAGGAGCAGTGTTCTAGGGTGTGTCCAGTTCTGCTTTTAAAGAACAATCACCTCAAGAGCTCCATTGCtag ATGGTCTATTATACTTCCGATCAGTTGGGTCAAAACATTTTGGATTCCGCTGGTGTCTTCTGGAGGCCGTGCTATTGGTTTGAGGGAGAAGCATTGGATTGCTTGTGAA GTTGGCCTGCCATATTTTCCTTCAGACTTTCCTGATTGCAATGCTTACTCTTGTTTCATGGAAACCGAAGCAGTTGCTTCTGTTCGAGATGCAGAGCTCCGCCCTCCTTCTGTGAGGCCTTTTAGTGTTCCAACTTCACCTCCATGGGAAGTTGTCCATTACACATATAGCAAAAAGAAAGTTATTGGGCTAGATAATCAGATTCTTCCAAATATAACTTCCAAAGATATAAACAGTTTAGTTGCCAACTCCCTTGAAGATTGCCATAGAGCTCCATGTTGTAATAATGGTGTTTCATTTGGTGGTTTGGTATCAAGGTCATCTTGTTTGCTGGCTAGATTTCTGAGTGGCATTAATAATTGTCAGCTACGTATATTCCCAAGTATTCCTGAAAGAAAGAGCTGCATATCTGAGATCATGAAGGAAAAAGATATATCTAACCAGGGTTTAGAGGATGCCTGCCTTGTAAATTATGACCATCCGTTATGCTTTGTTAGAATTCTTCTTCATGTTTACAAGGATGGTGTCTTCGAAGATGGAGCTGTGGTTTGTGCCCCTCATTTGTCTGATCTCTTATTCATGACTTCTAG CAACAAATTTGAACTCCAAATTCCCGATACTCTTGCGCGGTCATACTTTGTACAACAAGCATCTGGTAAATGGGATCTTCAAGAACCCAGAGACCCTGCTGGTATGGAGTCCCATAGATGGCCAATTGGATTTGTAACTACAGGATTTGTTCATGGAAG CAAGAAACCTGTGGCAGGGGCCCTATGTGAAGCAGTGTTACTAGCTCGTGTTAGGGAAGAGCAGTGGAATGCTGTGCCTGCAAAACGGAGGAAGCAGGAGATATATGTTCTGGTGAGGAATCTAAGGTCCACTGCCTACAGACTTGCTCTTGCAGAAATTGTACTCGAACGACAGGAACAAGATCTGGAACACATGTAG
- the LOC108223068 gene encoding protein DEFECTIVE IN MERISTEM SILENCING 3: protein MKRALLQAEEDISNTKNYMYDIHELGLTIKQHEDHIKLLRTRKNILADSILDMQVATGKYYTATESVTEKEDTQIDEGTSEHLNGLLCQLKAHIEYAVSHNPLVKDVLGIVATLGNVHDENLSRLLGEYLGTKAMFAVVCKTLDGVKALESYDEGVLNTDSDLHGIGSSLGRILKGRFRVICLEDLRPYDGEFIAGDLQRRLDLLKPKLPGGEIPRGFVGYAVNLVNVDNKNLFCVTTSGHGLRETLFYNLFSHLQVYRTREDMQQALPFITDGAVSLDGGIIRTPGVFDLGDREAQVKFQRISGKSSLPESFYKIENSLESKIRDQESLLANICQTQSLLDEAKSNYEMKKGDFLHFLAQRSPAQPQDSPTKTYEDDLQKLGLRVKQHEDHLKFLRTQINIIKGSIQDLQVTIRKHTSTESVSENEDARSEEGTYEQLIQEKSAAGLICQLNALHETPVSQNPVVKDVLGIVATLGNVDDDNFSRLLAEYLGKKVMLALVCQTFDGVKALEAYDEGGVINRNSGLHEIASSIGRTLEGRYHVICLDELTPYAGNFLPDDPQKRLDLLNPELPGGEIPFGFIGYAVNLVFIDYQNVSWVTTSGHGLRETLFYHLFSHLQVYRTMEDMCKALPLIKHGAVSLDGGIIRSPGVFDLGDWEAQVKFQGISGKSSLPENYKIKSILKGKFWEKKRLQNDIRREQSFLDQAMDNLEIKKREFVRFLAQDFQ, encoded by the exons ACAATCAAGCAGCATGAAGACCATATTAAGTTATTGAGGACTCGAAAAAACATCTTAGCAGATTCCATTCTAGACATGCAAG TTGCTACTGGGAAGTATTATACAGCTACAGAATCTGTGACCGAAAAAGAGGACACTCAAATTGATGAAGGAACTTCTGAACATTTAAATGGACTTTTATGCCAGCTAAAAGCTCATATTGAATATGCGGTTTCTCATAATCCACTAGTGAAGGATGTACTTGGCATTGTAGCTACACTTGGCAATGTACACGATGAAAACCTTAGCAG GCTTCTTGGTGAGTACTTGGGGACAAAGGCCATGTTTGCAGTTGTTTGCAAGACTTTAGATGGGGTTAAGGCTTTAGAGTCGTATGATGAAGGTGTGTTAAATACGGATTCTGACCTTCATGGGATTGGATCTTCTCTAGGACGTATCTTAAAGGGGCGATTTCGCGTCATTTGTCTCGAGGATTTAAG ACCATATGATGGCGAGTTCATAGCTGGCGACCTGCAAAGGAGGCTTGATCTTCTTAAGCCCAAATTGCCTGGTGGAGAAATTCCACGTGGCTTTGTTGGATATGCTGTGAATCTGGTTAATGTTGATAACAAGAACTTATTCTGTGTCACAACCTCTGGCCATGGCCTTCGAGAGACTCTTTTCTATAATCTCTTTTCGCATCTGCAAGTTTATAGAACTAGGGAAGATATGCAGCAAGCTCTTCCCTTCATAACCGATGGTGCTGTATCTCTGGATGGTGGAATAATAAGGACTCCTGGTGTTTTTGACCTTGGCGATAG GGAAGCACAAGTGAAGTTCCAGAGGATCTCTGGAAAGTCGAGTTTACCTGAGAGCTTCTACAAGATTGAAAACAGTTTAGAGAGCAAAATTCGTGATCAGGAAAGCTTGCTAGCTAATATTTGTCAAACGCAATCGCTTTTGGACGAGGCCAAGTCCAACTATGAAATGAAAAAGGGGGACTTTCTCCACTTCTTGGCACAAAGGTCACCGGCCCAGCCCCAGGATAGTCCTACTAAG ACCTATGAGGATGATCTACAGAAATTAGGTCTAAGAGTTAAGCAACATGAAGACCATTTAAAGTTTTTACGGACTCAGATAAACATCATAAAAGGTTCCATTCAAGATCTGCAAG TTACTATCAGGAAGCATACATCTACTGAATCTGTGAGCGAAAACGAGGATGCTCGAAGTGAGGAAGGAACATATGAACAATTAATTCAGGAAAAATCTGCTGCTGGACTTATATGCCAGCTAAACGCTCTTCATGAAACTCCGGTTTCTCAAAATCCAGTAGTGAAGGATGTACTTGGCATTGTTGCTACCCTTGGCAATGTAGATGATGACAACTTTAGCAG GCTCCTTGCCGAGTACTTGGGGAAAAAGGTTATGCTGGCACTTGTTTGCCAGACTTTTGACGGGGTTAAAGCTCTGGAGGCATATGATGAAGGTGgtgttataaatagaaattcCGGTCTTCATGAAATTGCATCTTCTATTGGACGCACTTTAGAAGGGCGATACCACGTCATATGTCTCGATGAATTGAC ACCATATGCTGGCAATTTTTTACCCGATGACCCACAAAAGAGGCTTGATCTTCTAAATCCGGAATTGCCAGGTGGAGAAATCCCATTTGGCTTCATCGGATATGCTGTAAATCTGGTCTTTATTGATTACCAAAATGTATCCTGGGTCACGACCTCTGGCCATGGCCTTAGAGAGACTCTCTTCTATCATCTATTCTCGCACCTGCAAGTTTATAGAACCATGGAAGATATGTGTAAGGCCCTCCCACTCATAAAACATGGAGCTGTATCTTTGGATGGTGGAATAATAAGGAGTCCTGGTGTTTTTGACCTTGGCGATTG GGAAGCACAAGTGAAGTTCCAGGGGATATCTGGAAAATCGAGTTTACCTGAGAACTACAAAATCAAAAGCATTTTAAAGGGCAAATTTTGGGAGAAGAAAAGGTTGCAAAATGATATTCGTAGAGAGCAATCGTTTTTGGACCAGGCCATGGACAACTTAGAAATTAAGAAGAGAGAGTTTGTCCGCTTCTTGGCACAAGATTTTCAGTAA